From the Oleiharenicola lentus genome, one window contains:
- the kduD gene encoding 2-dehydro-3-deoxy-D-gluconate 5-dehydrogenase KduD gives MPSILDSFRLDGKVAIVTGASRGLGAAMAQALAEAGADLVLVARGDMAALQQTITAAGRRSIVVPADVGSPAAATKIVAAAYEAFGRADILVNNAGIIRRANLLEFSETDWNDVININLTGAFRLSQRFAAEAVARSAKGKIINIASMLSFQGGIRVVSYTAAKSALAGLTRAMANELAARGINVNAIAPGYMATDNTAALQADPERNAAILARIPAGRWGTPADLSGAVVFLASPASDYMQGHLLAVDGGWLVR, from the coding sequence ATGCCCTCGATTCTCGATTCCTTCCGCCTCGACGGCAAGGTGGCCATCGTCACCGGCGCCTCGCGCGGTCTGGGCGCCGCCATGGCCCAGGCCCTCGCCGAAGCCGGCGCCGACCTAGTGCTCGTGGCCCGCGGCGACATGGCCGCGCTCCAGCAGACCATCACCGCCGCCGGCCGCCGCAGCATCGTGGTGCCGGCCGATGTCGGCTCGCCGGCCGCCGCCACGAAAATCGTGGCCGCCGCCTACGAGGCCTTTGGCCGCGCCGACATTCTCGTCAACAATGCCGGCATCATCCGGCGTGCGAACCTGCTCGAGTTCTCCGAGACTGACTGGAACGACGTGATCAACATCAACCTCACCGGCGCCTTCCGTCTCAGCCAGCGCTTCGCCGCTGAGGCCGTGGCGCGCTCCGCCAAGGGCAAGATCATCAACATCGCCTCGATGCTCTCCTTCCAGGGCGGCATCAGGGTCGTCTCCTACACCGCCGCCAAGAGCGCCCTCGCCGGCCTCACCCGCGCGATGGCCAACGAGCTCGCCGCCCGCGGCATCAACGTCAACGCCATCGCCCCCGGCTACATGGCGACCGACAACACCGCCGCGCTCCAGGCCGACCCCGAGCGCAATGCCGCCATCCTCGCCCGCATTCCCGCCGGCCGCTGGGGCACGCCGGCCGATCTCTCCGGCGCCGTCGTCTTCCTGGCCTCCCCGGCCTCCGATTACATGCAAGGCCATCTCCTCGCCGTCGATGGCGGCTGGCTGGTGCGCTGA
- a CDS encoding DUF4861 domain-containing protein — protein MKFLRPLLGLCAAALVAVPVFASQLTITVSHDLAIARPSETITVPWREVNRVLPGAYLQKIVVKDASGRVLPYQVTNVAPQAKDPKNEGIAYGELIFQYDFAAGEKSATFTVEKSETVSPPFPVKAFARLVPERLDDFAWENDKVAHRTYGAALAAPAPEGVVKEVLVTSGLDVWSKRVSYPIVDRWYNKGHDHYHIDQGEGMDMYQVGPSRGCGGTGIWDGKTLHVGRNFKSARVLANGPIRAIFELTYDTWAAGGIYVSETKRFIVDAGHNLDRIESTFAATGNTKELTVGIGLNKNPADRGQEPVIDVLRTEADASLGQWVAQKSNGELGTAVIAAPGLFAGYAEDDRNLLLLAKAVPGKPLVYFAGAGWSRAGEFTSKQAWSDYIAAFAARLRAPVKVTLAP, from the coding sequence ATGAAATTCCTCCGCCCGCTCCTCGGTCTTTGTGCGGCGGCGCTCGTCGCCGTCCCGGTTTTCGCCAGCCAGCTCACGATCACCGTCAGCCACGACCTCGCGATCGCGCGTCCGTCCGAGACGATCACCGTGCCGTGGCGCGAGGTGAACCGCGTGCTGCCGGGCGCCTACCTGCAGAAGATCGTGGTGAAGGATGCTTCCGGCCGCGTGCTGCCCTACCAGGTGACCAACGTCGCCCCGCAGGCCAAGGACCCGAAGAACGAGGGCATCGCCTACGGCGAGCTGATCTTCCAATACGATTTTGCCGCCGGCGAGAAGTCCGCCACCTTCACCGTCGAGAAGAGCGAGACCGTTTCGCCGCCATTTCCCGTGAAGGCGTTCGCCCGCCTCGTGCCGGAGCGCCTCGATGACTTTGCCTGGGAAAACGACAAGGTCGCGCACCGCACCTACGGCGCCGCGCTCGCCGCGCCGGCGCCCGAGGGCGTCGTCAAGGAGGTGCTCGTCACCAGCGGCCTCGACGTCTGGTCCAAGCGCGTCAGCTACCCCATCGTGGACCGCTGGTATAACAAGGGCCACGACCACTACCACATCGACCAGGGTGAGGGCATGGACATGTATCAGGTCGGCCCCTCGCGCGGTTGCGGCGGCACCGGCATCTGGGACGGCAAGACCCTGCACGTCGGCCGCAACTTCAAGTCCGCGCGCGTCCTCGCCAACGGCCCCATCCGCGCGATCTTCGAGCTCACCTACGACACCTGGGCTGCGGGCGGCATCTACGTTTCCGAGACCAAGCGATTCATCGTGGACGCCGGCCACAACCTCGACCGCATCGAGAGCACCTTCGCCGCCACCGGCAACACCAAGGAACTCACCGTCGGCATCGGCCTGAACAAAAATCCCGCCGACCGCGGCCAGGAACCGGTGATCGACGTGCTCCGCACGGAGGCTGACGCCTCGCTCGGCCAGTGGGTCGCGCAGAAGAGCAACGGCGAACTCGGCACCGCCGTGATCGCCGCCCCCGGTTTGTTCGCCGGTTACGCTGAGGACGATCGCAACCTGCTGCTCCTCGCCAAGGCCGTGCCCGGCAAGCCGCTCGTCTATTTCGCCGGCGCCGGTTGGTCGCGCGCGGGAGAATTCACCAGCAAACAGGCCTGGTCTGACTATATTGCCGCTTTCGCCGCGCGCCTCCGGGCGCCGGTCAAGGTTACCCTCGCCCCCTGA
- a CDS encoding glycoside hydrolase family 88 protein: MKLLARASALLASFFALTACATQEAKTPAAQPASAVAAAPAPLPTPVAAIAAKFNGATPLEWSRRLADSEMARYGDRLFHGGSNPRARWDYTTSLLGLSLVKLGDATGHKAYTEWGAKTVETFVADDGSIRTYKMEEFNIDMIPPGKVLLARWEQGVRDARFKTAIETLREQMRKHPRTSEGGFWHKLRYPHQMWLDGLFMASPFLAHYGKIFEEPAMFDEVARQISLMDKHGYDPKTGLHYHAWDEKREQSWANKQTGQSPNFWSRAVGWYGMSLVDSLDFFSPTHPEVEHINEILRRVADGIVRWQDPKTGLWWQVTDQGAREGNYLEGTASSMFVYILAKGINRGYLPRETYLPALLKGYEGLIRDLIGPEGDTGRISLKQCCAVAGLGYTNSKGMARDGSFAYYISEPIIDNDLKGTGPFILAGIELEQLLSAKADTASFQARGWIDYDRVLARIKAPTFPARDFPITDFGTKAGAADSSEAIAQAINAAHAAGGGRVVVPAGEWFTMPITLKSNVNLHVAKGATLRFLFNPARHPVVFTRWEGVECMNYSPLIYAFEQENIAVTGEGVLDGQADWDNTWWSWNNKAKAQPTRQIAARNKLIEQAEAGVPVEQRVFGEGSYLRPNFIQPYRSKNVLIEGVTINRSPMWVINPVLCHNVTVRGVKVVSHGTNNDGCNPESSRDVLIENCLFDTGDDCIAIKSGRNADGRRVNVPSENIVVRNSVMKDGHGGVVLGSECSGHIRNVFVENCEMDSPELDRALRFKNNAIRGGILENVFMRNVKIGRVGEAVLTIDLLYEEGANGAFKPVVRNVQMDNITSTASPRVLFIRGFEGAIVDNIRISNSTFTGVTDTEVVTNIGSIRFDNVTILPAKGVRGLNSVPPPTPAK; the protein is encoded by the coding sequence ATGAAGTTGCTCGCCCGCGCCTCTGCGCTCCTTGCCAGTTTCTTTGCCCTGACCGCCTGCGCCACGCAGGAAGCCAAGACACCCGCGGCCCAGCCGGCATCAGCCGTCGCCGCGGCGCCCGCCCCGTTGCCGACGCCTGTCGCGGCGATTGCCGCCAAATTCAACGGCGCCACCCCGCTTGAGTGGTCGCGCCGTCTCGCGGACTCGGAGATGGCCCGCTACGGCGACCGGCTTTTTCACGGCGGCTCCAACCCGCGCGCGCGCTGGGACTACACCACGTCGCTGCTCGGCCTCTCGCTGGTGAAGCTCGGCGATGCCACCGGCCACAAGGCCTACACCGAGTGGGGCGCGAAGACCGTCGAGACCTTCGTGGCCGACGACGGCTCCATCCGCACCTACAAGATGGAGGAGTTCAACATCGACATGATCCCGCCGGGGAAGGTCCTGCTCGCGCGCTGGGAACAGGGCGTGCGCGATGCGCGTTTCAAGACCGCCATCGAGACCCTCCGCGAGCAGATGCGCAAGCACCCGCGCACCAGCGAGGGCGGCTTCTGGCACAAGCTCCGTTACCCGCACCAGATGTGGCTCGACGGCCTGTTCATGGCCTCGCCCTTCCTCGCGCACTACGGCAAGATTTTCGAGGAGCCCGCGATGTTCGACGAGGTGGCCCGGCAGATCAGCCTGATGGACAAGCACGGCTACGATCCCAAGACGGGCCTGCACTATCACGCGTGGGACGAGAAGCGCGAACAGTCCTGGGCCAACAAGCAAACCGGCCAGTCGCCCAATTTCTGGAGCCGCGCCGTCGGCTGGTATGGCATGTCGCTGGTGGACTCGCTCGATTTTTTCTCCCCGACGCATCCCGAGGTGGAGCACATCAACGAAATCCTCCGCCGCGTGGCCGACGGCATTGTGCGCTGGCAGGACCCGAAGACCGGCCTCTGGTGGCAGGTCACCGACCAGGGCGCGCGCGAGGGCAACTACCTTGAGGGCACCGCCTCCTCGATGTTCGTTTATATTTTGGCCAAGGGCATCAACCGCGGCTACCTGCCGCGCGAGACCTACCTGCCCGCCCTGCTCAAGGGCTACGAGGGCCTTATCCGCGACCTGATCGGCCCCGAGGGTGACACCGGCCGCATCAGCCTGAAGCAGTGCTGCGCGGTCGCCGGCCTCGGCTACACCAATTCCAAGGGCATGGCCCGCGACGGCTCGTTCGCCTATTACATCAGCGAACCCATCATCGACAACGACCTGAAGGGCACCGGACCCTTCATCCTCGCCGGCATTGAGCTCGAGCAACTCCTTTCCGCCAAGGCTGACACCGCCTCCTTCCAGGCGCGCGGCTGGATCGACTACGATCGCGTGCTCGCCCGCATCAAGGCCCCGACTTTTCCCGCCCGCGATTTCCCGATCACCGACTTCGGCACCAAGGCCGGGGCCGCCGATAGCAGCGAGGCCATCGCCCAGGCGATCAACGCCGCCCACGCCGCCGGCGGCGGCCGCGTGGTCGTGCCGGCCGGCGAGTGGTTTACGATGCCGATCACCCTCAAAAGCAACGTCAACCTCCACGTCGCCAAGGGCGCCACGCTCCGCTTCCTCTTCAATCCCGCCCGCCACCCGGTCGTTTTCACCCGCTGGGAAGGCGTCGAGTGCATGAACTACTCGCCGCTCATCTATGCCTTTGAGCAGGAGAACATCGCCGTCACCGGCGAGGGCGTGCTCGACGGCCAGGCCGACTGGGACAACACCTGGTGGTCTTGGAACAACAAGGCCAAGGCCCAGCCCACGCGGCAGATCGCCGCCCGCAACAAGCTCATCGAGCAGGCCGAGGCCGGCGTGCCGGTCGAACAGCGCGTCTTCGGCGAGGGCAGCTACCTCCGCCCGAACTTCATCCAGCCTTACCGCTCCAAAAACGTCCTCATCGAGGGCGTCACCATCAACCGCTCGCCCATGTGGGTGATCAACCCCGTCCTCTGCCACAACGTCACCGTGCGCGGCGTGAAGGTCGTCTCCCACGGCACCAACAACGACGGCTGCAATCCCGAGTCCTCGCGCGACGTGCTGATCGAGAACTGCCTCTTCGACACCGGCGACGACTGCATCGCGATCAAGTCCGGCCGCAACGCCGACGGCCGTCGCGTCAACGTGCCTTCCGAGAACATCGTCGTCCGCAACTCGGTCATGAAGGATGGCCACGGCGGCGTGGTGCTCGGCTCGGAATGCTCCGGCCACATCCGCAACGTCTTCGTCGAAAACTGCGAGATGGACAGCCCCGAGCTGGATCGCGCGCTCCGTTTCAAGAACAACGCCATCCGCGGCGGCATCCTGGAAAACGTCTTCATGCGCAACGTGAAGATCGGCCGGGTGGGGGAGGCCGTCCTCACCATTGACCTGCTCTACGAGGAGGGTGCCAACGGCGCCTTCAAGCCCGTCGTCCGCAACGTCCAGATGGACAACATCACGAGCACGGCGAGCCCGCGCGTCCTGTTTATCCGCGGCTTCGAGGGGGCCATCGTGGACAACATCCGCATCAGCAACTCCACCTTCACCGGCGTGACCGACACCGAAGTCGTGACCAATATCGGTTCCATCCGCTTCGACAACGTCACCATTCTCCCGGCCAAGGGCGTGCGCGGACTCAACTCCGTGCCGCCGCCGACCCCGGCCAAGTGA
- a CDS encoding MFS transporter: MTNAAPASSTGSVIGRYRWRICAVLFLATTINYIDRNVFSFTILDTTFRHQMLGIPLDQPLTEDDLARFRVIVSEMDAWFKYAYAFGFLLAGWMIDRIGVRKGYGTGITVWSVAAVGHGLVSSVLGMKLARGLLGVGEACNFPAAIKTVSEWFPKKERSFATGIFNAGANVGIILTAIFVPLIISHLGWRASFIITGGVGVFVLFWWLAVYRKPHEHPKVGAAELAHIQQDGPPEADKPVKWRELIKYKPTWAFAICKFMTDAVWWFYLTWLPTFFNSNPAFETKLDLKQVGIPFLVIYLISDFGSIFFGWLATRFIGLGWTVNKARKVTMLICALCVVPIVFASMTSSIVIAIALIALATAAHQGWSANLFTTVSDQFPRRAVGSVVGLGGLAGGLGGALLAAKVGFIINTGGYVPLFIIAASAYLLALLIMQVLTPKLAPVELKNA, encoded by the coding sequence ATGACGAACGCCGCCCCTGCCTCCTCCACCGGTTCCGTGATCGGCCGCTACCGCTGGCGCATCTGCGCCGTGCTGTTCCTCGCCACCACGATCAACTACATCGACCGGAACGTCTTCTCGTTCACGATCCTGGACACGACCTTCCGGCACCAGATGCTGGGCATCCCGCTCGACCAGCCGCTGACGGAGGATGACTTGGCGCGATTCCGCGTGATCGTCAGCGAGATGGACGCCTGGTTCAAATATGCCTACGCGTTCGGCTTCCTGCTCGCCGGCTGGATGATTGACCGCATCGGCGTGCGCAAGGGCTATGGCACCGGCATCACCGTGTGGAGCGTGGCCGCTGTTGGCCACGGTCTGGTCAGCTCCGTCCTGGGCATGAAGCTGGCGCGCGGCCTCCTCGGCGTGGGTGAGGCCTGCAATTTTCCTGCGGCCATCAAGACGGTCTCCGAGTGGTTCCCCAAGAAGGAACGCAGCTTCGCCACGGGCATCTTCAACGCGGGCGCCAATGTCGGCATCATTCTCACCGCCATCTTCGTGCCGCTGATCATCTCGCACCTGGGCTGGCGCGCGAGTTTCATCATCACCGGCGGCGTCGGTGTGTTCGTCCTCTTCTGGTGGCTGGCCGTCTATCGCAAGCCGCACGAGCACCCCAAGGTCGGTGCCGCCGAGTTGGCCCACATCCAGCAGGACGGACCGCCCGAGGCTGACAAGCCGGTCAAGTGGCGCGAACTGATCAAATACAAGCCGACCTGGGCCTTCGCCATCTGCAAGTTCATGACCGACGCCGTCTGGTGGTTCTACCTCACCTGGCTGCCCACGTTCTTCAACAGCAACCCGGCCTTCGAGACCAAGCTCGACCTCAAGCAGGTCGGCATCCCCTTCCTCGTCATCTACCTCATCTCCGACTTCGGCAGCATCTTCTTCGGCTGGCTGGCCACGCGCTTCATCGGCCTGGGCTGGACCGTCAACAAGGCGCGCAAGGTCACCATGCTCATCTGCGCCCTCTGCGTGGTGCCGATCGTGTTCGCCTCCATGACGAGCAGCATCGTCATCGCCATCGCGCTCATCGCGCTGGCCACCGCGGCCCACCAGGGCTGGAGCGCCAACCTCTTCACCACCGTCTCCGACCAGTTCCCCCGCCGCGCGGTGGGCAGCGTGGTCGGCCTCGGCGGTCTGGCCGGCGGTCTCGGCGGCGCCCTGCTCGCCGCCAAGGTTGGCTTCATCATCAACACCGGCGGCTATGTGCCGCTCTTCATCATCGCCGCCTCGGCTTACCTGCTCGCCCTGCTCATCATGCAGGTGCTCACGCCCAAGCTGGCCCCGGTCGAACTGAAGAACGCCTGA
- the pelA gene encoding pectate lyase, translated as MSPRVPLLSLLALVVGTGALSGAVRWGRVLEQPPEWYAGAEARAVAASVLLYQRPEGGWPKNVDMTVPPSAAFLADAGAHAPTIDNKATTTQLTLLAEVITAAGASAAPEWRTAFERGFDYLLAAQYENGGWPQFFPLRKGYYTHITYNDNAMVNVLALLRDSAQGRAPFGFVDESRRTRAAAAVQKGIACILRSQVKQDGKLTAWCAQHDEHTLAPAPARKFEPASLSGGESLGLVKFLMTVPEPTPEIIAAVEGAVAWFEQVKLTGVREDHPPAPDLPHKHDRVLVPDPAAPPLWARFYELGTNRPIYTGRDAIVRYNLSEIEAERRGGYSWHSDDPQKLLERDYPRWRKKHHLP; from the coding sequence GTGTCGCCCCGGGTTCCGCTCCTGAGTCTCCTCGCGCTGGTCGTCGGCACCGGCGCACTCTCCGGAGCGGTCCGCTGGGGCCGGGTGCTGGAACAGCCGCCCGAGTGGTATGCCGGCGCGGAGGCCCGCGCCGTCGCGGCCTCCGTGTTGCTCTACCAGCGCCCCGAGGGTGGCTGGCCGAAGAACGTGGACATGACCGTGCCGCCCTCCGCGGCCTTCCTGGCCGACGCCGGGGCGCACGCCCCGACCATCGACAACAAGGCGACGACCACCCAACTCACGCTGCTCGCCGAGGTGATCACGGCGGCGGGAGCATCCGCCGCGCCGGAATGGCGGACGGCCTTTGAGCGGGGTTTCGACTACCTGCTGGCCGCCCAATACGAGAACGGTGGCTGGCCGCAGTTCTTTCCGCTGCGCAAGGGTTACTACACCCACATCACCTACAACGACAACGCCATGGTCAACGTGCTCGCCTTGCTGCGTGACAGCGCGCAGGGCCGGGCCCCCTTCGGCTTTGTGGATGAGTCGCGCCGCACCCGCGCCGCCGCGGCGGTGCAGAAAGGCATCGCGTGCATCCTGCGCTCGCAGGTGAAGCAGGACGGCAAGCTCACCGCCTGGTGCGCCCAGCACGACGAGCACACCCTGGCGCCGGCTCCCGCCCGCAAGTTCGAACCGGCGTCACTTTCCGGCGGCGAAAGCCTCGGGCTCGTGAAATTCCTCATGACGGTGCCCGAGCCTACCCCGGAAATCATTGCCGCGGTCGAGGGCGCCGTGGCCTGGTTCGAGCAGGTCAAACTGACCGGCGTGCGCGAAGATCATCCGCCCGCGCCCGATTTGCCGCACAAGCACGACCGCGTGCTCGTGCCCGATCCGGCCGCGCCGCCGCTGTGGGCCCGTTTCTACGAGCTCGGCACCAACCGCCCGATCTACACCGGCCGCGACGCCATCGTGCGCTACAATCTCTCCGAAATCGAGGCCGAGCGCCGCGGCGGATATTCCTGGCACAGCGACGACCCGCAAAAACTGCTCGAGCGCGACTATCCCCGCTGGCGCAAAAAACACCACCTGCCATGA
- a CDS encoding pectinesterase family protein has product MKSDAVAAVYDRRSSPSAVIVRRKCMLVVASLLAAVFAFAAPKPDTVVAADGSGDYTSLQEAISKAPMKTDPATPRWVIFVKAGTYTERIYVQRERGNIHVIGEDARKTVVAYHLNANLLGEDGKPIGTFRTPTVQIDGDGMLWENITLANTAGPVGQALALRADGDRLEFRKVRFLGWQDTILVNRGRHYFEDCYIEGHVDFIFGAATAFFNRCHIHVLRNGYITAASTPKDTAHGYVFADCKITGAEGVLAYLGRPWRDFAKTVFLRTDMSAAVRPEGWNNWNKPPAEATTFYAEFGSTGPGANDAARVKWAKPLTAEQAAALTPAAVLGGEDGWNPAVRP; this is encoded by the coding sequence ATGAAGTCTGATGCTGTAGCGGCGGTCTATGACCGCCGGTCATCCCCTTCGGCGGTCATAGTCCGCCGCAAGTGCATGCTGGTGGTCGCGAGCTTGCTCGCGGCCGTGTTTGCCTTCGCCGCCCCCAAGCCCGACACCGTCGTCGCGGCCGACGGCTCCGGCGACTACACCTCCCTGCAGGAGGCGATCAGCAAGGCTCCGATGAAAACCGATCCCGCCACGCCGCGCTGGGTCATCTTCGTCAAGGCCGGCACCTACACCGAGCGCATCTACGTGCAGCGGGAGCGCGGCAACATCCACGTGATCGGGGAGGACGCCCGGAAGACCGTCGTGGCCTATCATCTCAACGCCAACCTCCTTGGTGAGGACGGCAAGCCGATCGGCACCTTCCGCACGCCGACCGTGCAGATTGATGGCGACGGCATGCTCTGGGAAAACATCACGCTCGCCAACACCGCCGGTCCGGTCGGGCAGGCGCTCGCACTGCGCGCCGACGGCGACCGCCTCGAGTTCCGCAAGGTCCGCTTCCTCGGCTGGCAGGACACCATCCTCGTGAACCGCGGCCGCCACTACTTCGAAGACTGCTACATCGAGGGCCATGTGGATTTCATCTTCGGTGCGGCCACCGCCTTCTTCAACCGCTGCCACATCCACGTTCTCCGCAACGGTTACATCACCGCCGCCTCGACGCCCAAGGACACGGCGCATGGCTACGTTTTCGCCGACTGCAAAATCACCGGCGCCGAGGGCGTGCTGGCTTATCTAGGACGACCATGGCGCGATTTCGCGAAGACCGTGTTTCTCCGCACCGACATGTCCGCCGCCGTCCGGCCCGAGGGCTGGAACAACTGGAACAAGCCGCCCGCGGAGGCCACGACCTTCTACGCCGAGTTTGGCAGCACCGGCCCCGGGGCCAACGACGCCGCCCGGGTGAAATGGGCCAAGCCGCTCACCGCCGAACAGGCTGCTGCGCTCACGCCCGCCGCCGTGCTAGGCGGCGAGGACGGCTGGAATCCCGCCGTCCGCCCCTGA
- a CDS encoding glycoside hydrolase family 88/105 protein translates to MIRLPMMPRLAVLCSAAVLVAPLNAEGPFRNRDNPDLHDEAEGTYPVPYHLPKPEEITAVLERIHANLDRAMATKVVNAKTGAEITDLTTFNADAVASQGERNGFHVMTYATGVTHAGMLAAADATGDARYRDFVARHVEFLGRTIPYFRAQAEQIGAKNSSYRRLFDTNSLDDSGSMCAALIKARFAGIGPDLRPEIKHWADYIRFKEIRIADGTVARHRPQPESLWADDAYMCIPALAQMGRLTGDRAWFDEAAKQAVQIARHLFNPTVGLYMHGRHLNQPLTAEFRWGRANGWVILAQCELLDVLPQDHPLRPEILATYRRHVQALAELQSGAGLWHQLLDKPDSYLESSCTAMFVYAIAHGINRGWISPVTYGSVAQAGWLGLAQQVNAQGQIEGSCVGTTLASDHVYYYNRPTSAHHGHAYGPVLMAGAEMLRLYRNQGKLFDIKLQFRTYHFVPKKS, encoded by the coding sequence ATGATCCGCCTCCCGATGATGCCCCGTCTCGCGGTGCTGTGCTCCGCCGCTGTCCTTGTTGCGCCCTTGAACGCCGAAGGACCGTTTCGCAACCGCGACAATCCCGACCTGCACGACGAGGCCGAGGGCACCTATCCGGTTCCCTACCATCTGCCGAAGCCGGAGGAGATCACCGCCGTCCTTGAGCGCATCCACGCCAACCTCGACCGGGCGATGGCGACCAAGGTGGTCAACGCGAAGACCGGCGCGGAGATCACCGACCTTACGACCTTCAATGCCGACGCCGTGGCCTCGCAGGGCGAGCGCAACGGCTTCCACGTGATGACCTATGCGACCGGTGTCACCCACGCCGGCATGCTCGCGGCGGCCGACGCCACGGGTGACGCCCGCTACCGCGACTTCGTGGCGCGGCACGTTGAGTTCCTCGGACGCACCATCCCGTATTTCCGCGCGCAGGCCGAGCAGATCGGCGCGAAGAACAGCAGCTACCGCCGGCTCTTCGATACCAACTCGCTCGACGACAGCGGCTCGATGTGCGCCGCCCTGATCAAGGCCCGTTTTGCCGGCATCGGCCCGGATCTGCGGCCCGAGATCAAGCACTGGGCCGACTACATCCGGTTCAAGGAGATCCGCATCGCCGACGGCACCGTCGCCCGCCACCGACCGCAGCCCGAGTCGCTCTGGGCCGACGACGCCTACATGTGCATCCCGGCGCTCGCGCAGATGGGCCGGCTCACCGGCGACCGCGCCTGGTTCGACGAGGCCGCCAAGCAGGCGGTCCAGATCGCCCGCCACCTTTTTAATCCGACCGTCGGTCTCTACATGCACGGCCGCCATCTCAACCAGCCGCTCACCGCCGAGTTCCGCTGGGGCCGGGCCAACGGCTGGGTGATCCTCGCCCAGTGCGAACTGCTCGATGTGCTGCCGCAGGACCATCCGCTCCGTCCCGAGATCCTCGCCACCTACCGCCGACACGTGCAGGCGCTGGCCGAGCTGCAATCGGGCGCCGGGCTCTGGCACCAGCTGCTGGACAAGCCCGATTCCTACCTCGAGTCGTCCTGCACCGCGATGTTCGTCTATGCCATCGCCCACGGCATAAACCGCGGCTGGATCAGCCCGGTCACCTACGGTTCGGTTGCCCAGGCCGGCTGGCTTGGGCTCGCCCAGCAGGTCAATGCGCAGGGCCAGATCGAGGGCTCCTGCGTGGGCACCACGCTCGCGAGCGACCACGTCTATTACTACAACCGCCCGACCTCCGCCCACCACGGCCACGCCTACGGTCCGGTGCTCATGGCCGGAGCCGAGATGCTCCGCCTCTATCGGAACCAGGGAAAGCTCTTCGACATCAAGCTCCAGTTTCGCACCTACCACTTCGTGCCCAAAAAATCGTGA